The Lysobacter sp. genome includes a window with the following:
- a CDS encoding HNH endonuclease — MEADTPALRLILEGSSPNRILHRVADRDPAFIVSDATRVEPSLSGSAASATPARLDAIRLLSLDAHGRILNWISWQDAACLYARGAVAWTLGEPCLSVHGGISRASGERSVLELHPIVAARGHARAHALAPTPALSNPALFARDQHLCLYCGKHFSRQLLTRDHVMPLSRGGRDTWENVVSACFHCNSRKGGRTPQQASMPLLAVPYRPSWIEHLILSNRNILADQMAFLKTHLPKNPRGTSLLV; from the coding sequence ATGGAGGCCGACACACCAGCCTTGCGCCTGATCCTCGAGGGGTCATCCCCGAACAGGATCCTCCACCGGGTTGCCGATCGCGACCCGGCTTTCATCGTCTCCGACGCAACACGGGTCGAGCCCTCTCTCTCCGGAAGCGCGGCCAGCGCGACACCCGCCCGACTCGACGCCATCCGCCTGCTCTCGCTGGATGCCCACGGCCGCATTCTGAACTGGATCAGCTGGCAGGACGCCGCCTGTCTTTATGCCCGTGGCGCGGTCGCCTGGACGCTCGGCGAGCCCTGCCTCAGCGTGCATGGCGGCATCAGCCGCGCCAGCGGCGAGCGCAGCGTGCTCGAACTGCATCCCATCGTCGCTGCGCGCGGCCATGCGCGCGCGCATGCGCTCGCCCCGACCCCAGCGTTGAGCAACCCGGCATTGTTCGCGCGCGATCAACACTTGTGCCTGTACTGCGGCAAGCACTTCAGCCGCCAGCTGTTGACCCGCGACCATGTGATGCCGCTCTCGCGCGGCGGCCGGGACACATGGGAAAACGTGGTGTCGGCCTGTTTCCACTGCAATTCGCGCAAAGGCGGCCGGACGCCGCAACAGGCATCGATGCCGTTGCTGGCGGTGCCGTATCGCCCGAGCTGGATCGAGCATCTGATCCTGAGCAATCGCAACATCCTCGCGGACCAGATGGCGTTCCTGAAAACGCATTTGCCGAAGAACCCCCGCGGCACTTCGCTCCTCGTTTGA